The Cataglyphis hispanica isolate Lineage 1 chromosome 5, ULB_Chis1_1.0, whole genome shotgun sequence genome has a segment encoding these proteins:
- the LOC126849663 gene encoding glutamate receptor 1 isoform X5 encodes MLGAVSPDSFDTLHSYSNTFQMPFVTPWFPEKVLTPSSGLLDFAISMRPDYHRAIIDTVRYYGWKKIIYLYDSHDGLLRLQQIYQGLKPGNESFQVETVKRIQNMSEAIDFLRSLEELNRWSNKYVVLDCPTDMAKDIVVSHVRDIALGKRTYHYLLSGLIMDDRWESEVIEFGAINITGFRIVDVTRPHVKDFLAGWHRQDPAISQAGRESISAQAALMYDAVFVLVEAFNKFLRKRTDKNNTRRIGTPSSNQPINGTKALDCYNNRGWVTPWEYGDKISKFLRKVEIEGLTGEIRFNDDGRRQNYTLHVVEMTVNSAMVKVAEWTDEAGFQAIAAKYVRLRPHEVEKNKTYIVTTIMEDPYIIKKTSDTGEVLVGNDSYEGYCKDLADLIAKKLGISYELRIVKDGKYGTENPDVPGGWDGMVGELIRKEADIAIAPITITSERERVIDFSKPFMSLGISIMIKKPIKQKSGVFSFLNPLSKEIWVCVIFSYIAVSIVLFIVSRFSPYEWRVLTISGSTDSAISGRNDPSLQHPHTPQGSPHMPTSSMANDFSIVNSLWFALAAFMQQGCDISPRSISGRIAGSVWWFFTLILICSYTANLAAFLTIERMVTPINSPEDLAAQTEIQYGTLAHGATMDFFRKSQIGLYSKMWEFMSSRKHVFVRSHEEGVRRVRTSKGKYAFLIESPMNDYINEREPCDTMKVGRNLDAKGFGVATPLGSPLRDPINLAVLSLKENGELAKLVERWWYERTECRHGDKPDVTKNELSLSNVAGIFYILIGGLLLALAVALLEFCYKSHTEATRAKIPLSDAMKAKARLTIGGGRDFDNGRYYAPANAIGNTEGDQVHSNTHTQV; translated from the exons GACTGCTCAGGCTGCAGCAAATTTATCAGGGCTTGAAACCAGGCAACGAGTCCTTTCAAGTCGAAACCGTCAAGAGAATACAGAATATGTCAGAGGCGATTGATTTTCTACGGAGTCTCGAGGAACTTAACCG atggaGTAACAAATACGTCGTGCTCGACTGTCCAACGGACATGGCGAAGGATATTGTTGTGAGCCATGTGAGGGATATAGCTTTGGGAAAAAGAACGTATCATTATCTGCTGAGTGGCTTG ATAATGGACGACCGATGGGAGAGCGAGGTGATCGAGTTTGGCGCCATCAACATCACGGGCTTTCGCATCGTGGATGTCACTCGACCTCACGTCAAGGACTTCCTGGCCGGCTGGCATCGCCAGGACCCCGCCATATCTCAAGCCGGTCGTGAATCTATTtcc GCACAAGCCGCTCTGATGTATGACGCCGTGTTCGTCTTGGTTGAAGCCTTCAACAAGTTTTTAAGAAAGAGAACcgacaaaaataatacacgGCGTATAGGAACTCCGAGCAGCAATCAACCCATAAACGGAACAAAAGCTTTAGATTGCTACAACAATCGCGGCTGGGTCACTCCGTGGGAATATGGCGACAAAATCTcgaaatttttgagaaag gTTGAAATCGAAGGATTGACAGGAGAAATACGATTCAACGACGATGGCCGACGACAGAATTATACGCTTCATGTCGTCGAGATGACTGTCAATAGCGCTATGGTGAAA GTCGCCGAGTGGACCGATGAAGCTGGTTTTCAAGCCATAGCCGCAAAATATGTGCGTCTTCGTCCGCATGAAGTTGAGAAGAATAAAACTTACATCGTTACTACGATAATG gAGGATCCTTACATAATAAAGAAAACGTCGGATACGGGTGAAGTATTAGTTGGAAATGACAGTTATGAAGGATATTGTAAAGATCTGGCTGATCTCATCGCCAAAAAGTTAGGCATATCAt ACGAGCTGCGGATCGTGAAGGACGGAAAATACGGCACGGAAAACCCGGACGTTCCGGGCGGCTGGGACGGCATGGTCGGGGAGCTTATCAGAAAG GAAGCCGACATAGCGATTGCTCCCATAACTATCACCTCTGAACGGGAGCGCGTGATCGATTTTAGTAAACCGTTTATGTCTCTCGGCATCagcattatgataaaaaagccCATCAAACAAAAATCCGGTGTCTTCAGTTTTCTGAATCCGCTGAGCAAGGAGATCTGGGTGTGCGTCATTTTTTCCTACATCGCAGTTTCTATCGTCCTGTTTATTGTGTCGAG gtTTTCGCCGTACGAGTGGAGAGTCCTGACTATCAGCGGTAGCACGGATTCAGCTATTAGCGGACGAAACGATCCCAGTTTGCAGCATCCGCATACGCCGCAAGGTTCACCCCACATGCCAACTTCCAGCATGGCCAACGACTTCAGTATCGTAAATAGCCTCTGGTTTGCTCTGGCGGCGTTTATGCAACAGGGCTGCGATATCTCGCCCAG ATCCATATCTGGCCGCATAGCCGGCAGCGTCTGGTGGTTTTTCACTCTGATTTTAATATGCTCCTACACCGCAAATCTCGCTGCATTTTTAACCATCGAGAGAATGGTCACGCCAATTAACTCACCCGAGGATTTAGCGGCGCAAACGGAGATCCAGTATGGCACTCTCGCTCATGGCGCTACGATGGATTTTTTTCGA AAATCTCAGATCGGTCTCTATAGCAAGATGTGGGAGTTTATGAGCTCGCGGAAGCATGTATTCGTAAGATCGCACGAGGAGGGAGTACGAAGAGTGAGAACGAGTAAGGGTAAATAcgcatttttaattgaaagccCGATGAATGACTACATCAACGAGAGGGAGCCCTGCGATACAATGAAGGTCGGAAGAAATCTCGATGCGAAGGGATTTGGTGTCGCGACACCGTTAGGATCCCCTCTCAG GGATCCCATAAACTTGGCGGTGCTGTCACTGAAAGAAAATGGAGAACTGGCAAAGCTAGTCGAACGATGGTGGTACGAAAGGACAGAATGCAGGCATGGTGATAAGCCAGACGTTACCAAAAACGAATTATCGCTGAGCAACGTAGcgggaatattttatattctcatcgGTGGTCTCCTTCTGGCGCTTGCGGTAGCTCTCTTGGAATTCTGCTACAAGTCGCACACAGAAGCGACAAGAGCGAAG ataccaCTGTCAGATGCGATGAAGGCGAAAGCACGACTAACCATTGGTGGTGGTCGCGATTTCGACAATGGACGG TACTACGCTCCAGCAAACGCGATTGGGAATACCGAGGGCGACCAGGTACACAGCAATACACATACCCAGGTGTAA